One Salvia miltiorrhiza cultivar Shanhuang (shh) chromosome 6, IMPLAD_Smil_shh, whole genome shotgun sequence genomic window, TCATGTCTACTGAGTTGGTATAtacatattattttttcaaattatctCATTTGATTAGatgcattttatttttgaataattattttatatctttttgTTTTGATAAAATTACTTTATATTACTACAAAATATAGATCCACATATATTTTATAGTATAGTACTATAATTTTATCCTTTTaaataagggttaatagccagaaaatacacgaattttcatcggaattgcatattgcacacgaccttcaaaaatagtcCCATAATACACtaccttttaatttagtcgcAAATTGCATCACGATTGGGTACTTCAAAGGTGCAATTTGCGACTAaaataaaaggtggtgtattatggggctatttttgaaggtcgtgtgcaatatgcaattccgatgaaagttcgtgtattttctggctattaacccttaaataattgtaccaaataaataaaaaggctTAGATACATATGGTGGCACAGCAAATGATGAGGTCAGATGTGATTCGACCCATATAGCAGGTTCAGGTGTGCAGGCCATTTGTATTTAGACGTTTCCACTTTCCAGTACTACTTCGCCGCTTCCCTCATCGCACAACTCTCACTTTCTGCACCGCCCGCCGCCACCGCTGCCGACAACACCGACGATGTTTGGTACCGGAGAGCGACGGCGGATGTCCATCGACTTTGATCCAGTACACgcctttatttaatttttctcaatATGCATTAATTGGTACCGTTTCTGCAACAATTGAGCTGACGAAACCCTATGAGTTCGATGTGAAATTGCTTTTCTGTTTGTCTTGTGTAATTCCATGCCATTTTTTTCTCGTACTTTTTTCAGTTGTAACTCAATGCAGTTTTGAGGGTGGTTTCACGAATATTTGTAAGTGGATATGAAGAATGTTCCAcaaagagttttttttttttgaatgattTTTCTGGTCTGTGTTTGAAGCATTGAATTCATTCTCAGTGTGTTGTTTAAGCACTTGTGAAGTTCTAGGCTTACTGAGAATTTTATTAAGGAATTTGAGTCGTCTTGAAGATTTTAATTGGCGATTTTTCGGTGTCTCTTTGTGCCAGCACTCTCTTTTTTGGTCAATTAAGATTGTTTTGATGTTGAATTTTTATATCGATAACTTCAGCTATATTTGTTGAAACTCGTGGCTATGTTTGTAAAGCGGACAGCTTTCTCGGGTTGGATAAGTGATATGAGCTTGCATTTATATTGCTTGTATAAGTGTCGTCTTCTAGGAGTtcgagggtgtttggctaagcttattttaaagagcggagcttataagatgtttcaagagcttataagatgttaatttttaaaagcttataagttgtcaaagtgtttggataattgagcttataagttagagagagattttttttgctagagagagaaaatcgaaaaaaaatgaacttgaatgatatatgatgaaaataataaattatagttgaaaaatatttgtaaaaggATTGtagcatatgagattataaaaaaataagttaaggtagatgaatttattttttgggagcttattttgccaaacactttaaaggagcttataagctcctaaacaacttataagctgttttgaggagcttataagctcagccaaacaccctcttcgTCATGTAGCTCATATGTTTGGTAAAAGCTTAATGCTCCTTTGTCgtgttattttgtttatttggtGAAATATGTAATTTGGTTTATTAGTAATATTAGTGATGCTGTCATGCTGATTAACATTGAGTTATTTACTTTCCTGACAGAAAATTTTAACTCTATGTCCTAGCCTACCTGTCTTCGTGGACATTGAATATGCATTGACATTGGTAAGCTTATGCATTTTACGTTATTGAAGGAAAAAATTGCTGTTTTCTGTGACAGCTGTCAATTGACTCGAGAGCATTGGTCGTCTCTGACCCAGCACTTAACCCTGTCGGAGGGAATTCGCCTTTCCCAAGGGAGGATGTGCAACAACGTCTGCATGATACAAGTGTTGGATCAGTTTTTAGCAATTCTAAGGTTTACCACTAATTTTCTAACATCTGTGTTGTGTCACTGTATCAATTAATTGTGACTGAtttacttgtttttttttttttttggatttaaaAATGAAGATACCCTTTGTTCTAATCTTAGACTAGTTCCTGGAAAATAACTGCATAAGTGGATGTGACTTGCAGAAACTTGAAGATGATCTGCAGCAGCTGGGAGAAAAAATTAAGCATCATGAGGACAATGTCAGCTACTTAAAAACTCTgaggaacaagttggaagactCAATTGTTGATATGCAAGGTAGTGTCAAAAATCATGAAGTATGTTTGTCAAATCACCTGTGATTTGACAAACAAATCAAATCTTTTGAAAAAAAGAATACCAAACTTTTTTCATATCAAATTCAAAGTGCCGTGCTATTATAATCTAATATTCATAGGGTGAAGTGTTGTCGCTCTCctctcaaataaaataaaataattaaaaatataaactgTCAATGGTGCCAAGCGCGAAGTAGTGCATTGGTAATCTCTCCTCCAACCAAGATAAGAGATATCATTGATGCAGCCAATCTCATGCATATATGGATCTCTGGTGACTCAAATTGCACAGTATCCTAATAGCTACTCTAGGTATCACATAATCTGCCAGagaagtttataaaaaaattcatagaTCTTTGGTATCATCGTCCATCTAACATGTACAGTAAGACCAATAAGTTGGTTCTAGATCCAGCTATcaaaagaatttatgtaatATATTTCTCAGGGATGTACATGTCGCCTCCTTCTATTTCCTTAGAGCTGTTTGTTGTGAAGGTTTTCATTTTTTCATGTATTATGCAATTGTTCAAATGCCATTCTCTAGATACCTGCCCGTGAAAAATGAATTACTACTTTCTATTCAAGCTTCATCATGGACTATACACTGCCTGACAAGAAACCAAGGGTTCAAGTGTAAAGGGAACAAACAATGTTGGATCACAGGTCATGGCCTTTGAGTACCACGTAGTTTTCTCCCACTCTGTTTCTGATGAAGTTTTACCACACATTCCTGCAATTTGGAATTAGCGTGGAATTGATTCAACTATTGAATCATTTCAGCTCCTATTGACATCACAATCTACattattgttgttttttttcCCCTAAACTTTCTCCTATGTCGCTTGTATGACAACTGGATATGTCTCGTTCAAAAGTAAAAGATACTcacttgattttttattttttacatgtgTTTTCTTCTTATCGTCCTTACAGTTGCTATTGGGAAACATCATGCAACTTTATTTAAAGAGGAAAATGAGAAGGCTGCATATGTGGAGAGTGAGAAAGAAACAATTCAGCATATTATGAAGTACGAGAAGTCTGCAGCTGCGCTTCTGTGTAAAATTAAAAGCGAAGCTCAGTTTATTGATCATCTGTTGACTAAAGATGTGGTAGGGGTTGTTGCTACACTTGGAAAAGTTGATGATGCCAATCTTAGCAGGTGGGTTTTGTTTGTCCAGTGTTCTTTTTTACTTCCAACTATATAATGCTGAATTTTTCATCTGTAAGTTCATGGGGCATTTTGCATCTCAGCATCATCCTTTTGCTTGCTCCAGCTGAAGCTCATAAATGAATGAATGACGATAGTTGATATTTGTCATGTACATTCTTGTATAAAAGTTGCTGGAGATCAGTGTTCTCAATGAAGAATGTGCATAAATCAATTGACATGCTATAGttgaaaaaggaaaacatgaaaTGGTTGACTTTTATTATTCTTCACTTGTGTAACTTAGGATTCTTTCGGAATATTTGGGCCTAGAAACCATGCTAGCAGTGGTCTGCAAATCTTCTGAAGGTGTTAAGACCCTGGAAGCATACACCAGAGATGGACTAATAAATAAAGGTTCCGGCATTCATGAATTTGCAGCGTCTATGGGCAGGCACCTGGATGGCCGATTTGATGTTATTTGCCTTGAAAATCTGAGGTACGTCCTTGTGTGCTTGAGGTTGATGTCTTGAAATTTCATCAGTTAGCTACCCATAATGAACCAACCTAACTTACCGTTCTATGTTTTTTTCCATCTGGATTTCTATTAGACCATATGCTGGTGGGTTGATAGCTGATGACCCTCAACGGAGGCTCAATCTTCTAAAGCCAAGGTTAATGAATGGTGAAACTCCTCCAGGGTTTCTTGGTTTTGCCGTAAACATGGTTAAGATTGATAATAGTAACTTACATTGTATCTCCAAATCTGGGTACACTTTACGAGAGACACTCTTCTATAACCTTTTCTTGAATTTGCAAGTGTATAATTCAAGAGAAGAGATGCTAAATGCACAGTCTTGTATAGCAACTGGAGCCGTATCTCTAGATGGAGGATTGATTAAACGTCCTGGCATATTCACCTTGGGTCATCATCGGTGAGAGGCTTTGCCTTCATTTCAGATCTGTCAACTTTTCCCCCAGTAGTCTGCATTGTTCTCAATGCATCTATCATTCACATTATTCCATGTGAACAAGTGAACTATCTTTACTTTGAAGCTTTCAATTCATTATTCTTCGATTTGTTATGTTACTAAAGAACTTAAATGTCAAACAATCACTttacttcctctttcttttgtGTATTTTGTTTAAACTTTCATCTTGTCATGATAGGGGAGATATAGATGTCAAGTTCCCCTGTGACTCTGAAAAGTTTGTCCAATCTGCAAACTATTTTGAGCTTGAAAATCGGCTGAAGGAGACAAAATGGAAGAAGGATCGGGCACTGGAAGATATGCAGAGAGAACAGGAACTATTGGACCATGCAAAGTTCAAATATGAAACCAAGAAGAAAGAATTTGTTCGCTTTCTTGCTGAAAGCTCATCATATTTAACTCAGGTAATACTTAATTTTGTGCCATTTTTTATTCAAAGAGACTGATTTCCTTCTGAACTCCTTTATATGAGCTGTTGAAGGAACTGATTTTTGCTTGTGCCTAAGCATTATTTAACTAGTCATTGCttgcaaaaacaaaaaaagaatcCACTGCATTGAAATGAGCCTCAACTTTCATGACTTTACTTGCTGACCTTTTGGAAGTCTAGTGATTGCAGTACTTCAAGTTCCATACCTCTTTTAAGTTTTAGTCGGGTCTTTATGCTTCGTTAGGGGTGTGTATCAGTTGGTTCAATCGATAGACCAAAATTTGACGAACCACAAACCGAACTGAATTGGAGTTTTTTGCACTAATCGACCGAAAACGAACCGAAAAAACTGATGAAAAACCGACTGAAttgtacacacacacacacacacgcatatatatatatatatatatatatatatatatatatatttacataaacatttgtttttttttccctAATTTTAAAGCATAAGTATCACAAAATTTCAAAACGTCACTAATACCCAATAAAACATTACAAATACTTAAGCAAACATGCCAACATACCAATATCCAATAAACAATCAAAATGAACAAAGAGTCtttaaaacaaataacaaaGTCATGATCATGCTACACTTTTGTCTTCGGTTCTTCATTACTTTGGTTCAAATCTCCATGGAATCATGATTCACCTTACCACCAATGCCAAGACTTATCAAAGctacaaaataaaaagaaatgaaatgatCAAATTGTTACAAATGAAACAAAGAGATACAAAAATAACTAAAGAAATAACTCATAAGTAAAAAAGATCTTCATGCTTTTGAATTCCCTCCAAATCCTCTTTGATTATAATGGATTGCTTTGACTTCTTTAGCCAATCTTTAGTACAAACTAGACTTTGAGCAACTCTATGAGTCACCTAACTCCTAAAAGGATCAAGAACCCTCTCCCTGTATTATAAAAAGTTCAAATGCTACTATAGGAATAGGTATTGATAGTACATCTCGAGCTAAATGGGCAACAATAGGCAACCTAGATTGGTTCACCATCCACCAAGCTAGTATGTTGTAGTTCTTTGCATTATCAGTCTCCCTTTCTTTCCCGGTTAGGTAAACATCCAAATAATTAGACAACTCATCTCTTACAAGAAGCTTTTGTTTTTTGTACTTGTCAACCAAAAGATAAGGAGTTGATGAAGATTCTAAGTCATGTGAAGCTTCAATTTGCCCTTGTGTTGTTGCATAACTTGGAGATTGATGCAAACATATATAAGCCCCATACAATTGATAAAGTTTTTCTTTCACACTTTTTGCAATTGCTTCACCGATATCTTTTCCATACACTTCAAAAAGTATGAATTCAACGACTTCAAACTTGTATATAGGATCGACAACAACATTATAAAAATGatgttcttcatttttttccttGATCTTCACTCCCATATCTCTAACATGAACAATTGGGTTTTTTCAACAAAGCAACACAAATTAGTAATCTCATGCAAGAACACATTCGAAGTGACATACAAGGACCCATCCTAACGTCAATCATAGAATGTTTTTAACACTGTACTCAACTTCATTATCCCAGTCTATTTGCCATTTTGAAAATCAACCCTTATAAAAGAGATCTCTCGCTAGCAACATTCAACATGAACACCAAGTAAGATGAATTCAAGCTATTAGCCATTAGGCACATCCAAACATAAGAGACACAATAAATATTTTCTTCTTTGCGACATTCTTTGAATCATGCAAGTCTAGAAGAAGATTGCCCAACAAATCTAACTACATCCCTAATTTTCTTGATCTTTttgggtgcgtttactttgatggataaatttatcattggaaaatgaaggataacaaaaatttatgcctttaaatgtctcatttaatttccaacatttaacacaaaagagaagttcaccattttttcttctttattttcacttcaagaatgaataatattatccactcaaaaatgtaggaataatattatccatccttcaagtgaaaagtgaaaataaggaaggaaaaatggtgaactttttttttttgtttaaaatgttggaaaagaaatgagacatttaaacgcataaatttttgttatccctccttttccaatgataaatttatccatcgaagtaaacgcaccctttaACTTAATCTCCCTTATCTTTTGAATCCAATTCTTTCATCCCATCTTGTAAAACCAAATTAACAGAATGAGCTACACACCCTATATGAAGAAATTTTCCTCCCACCAACAACAATTACAAGCAatcattttagttttaaaaGCAACAAGACATGTATCGTTCGAAGAAGCATTATCAACTTTCAATAATGCAAAAGTTcattttttaattctatttcTACTCCTCATCAATCCAATGGACAATAATGCACATATAATTAATCACTGGGAAAGATGTCCAAGTGCTCTATTAATTTACTATAGACAATGTGGaaacaatttttgaaaaaacctCTGCTCACTTTTTCAtccttaaacaacttataaatatcACGTGATATAGTCCACCGTGAAGGAGTTTTGAAGTTAGCCTGTACTGGGGCAACAAATTCCTTAAACCCTCCAACCTCTACAATTTTAAAAGGTACAATTATCATTTCAATCAATTTCACCCTTCAAAATTCTTGATCTAATCTCCAACAACTTACACCAACTATGATGGACTTCCCCCATCTACAAGTATCAGTTGCAAAGAAAATTGTGATTGTCTTAAATCCAAACTACGAAGAT contains:
- the LOC130987882 gene encoding protein DEFECTIVE IN MERISTEM SILENCING 3-like; protein product: MFGTGERRRMSIDFDPLSIDSRALVVSDPALNPVGGNSPFPREDVQQRLHDTSVGSVFSNSKKLEDDLQQLGEKIKHHEDNVSYLKTLRNKLEDSIVDMQVAIGKHHATLFKEENEKAAYVESEKETIQHIMKYEKSAAALLCKIKSEAQFIDHLLTKDVVGVVATLGKVDDANLSRILSEYLGLETMLAVVCKSSEGVKTLEAYTRDGLINKGSGIHEFAASMGRHLDGRFDVICLENLRPYAGGLIADDPQRRLNLLKPRLMNGETPPGFLGFAVNMVKIDNSNLHCISKSGYTLRETLFYNLFLNLQVYNSREEMLNAQSCIATGAVSLDGGLIKRPGIFTLGHHRGDIDVKFPCDSEKFVQSANYFELENRLKETKWKKDRALEDMQREQELLDHAKFKYETKKKEFVRFLAESSSYLTQVGRVSTPR